One genomic region from Rosa rugosa chromosome 1, drRosRugo1.1, whole genome shotgun sequence encodes:
- the LOC133725128 gene encoding uncharacterized protein LOC133725128, whose amino-acid sequence MKKSSMPPHPFYSPILEEPEKQDAKSFRVLEKGPAARSHADMDQNKEAAAAAPKKLERKTTEDINKSADAFIKKFRNQLMIQRLESIENYEQMLARGL is encoded by the coding sequence ATGAAGAAGAGCTCCATGCCTCCTCATCCTTTCTACTCTCCCATTCTCGAAGAGCCTGAGAAACAAGACGCCAAAAGCTTTAGGGTACTCGAGAAAGGACCTGCTGCAAGGTCTCATGCTGATATGGATCAAAACAAAGAGGCAGCAGCTGCAGCACCGAAGAAGCTAGAGAGGAAGACAACCGAAGACATCAATAAAAGCGCCGATGCATTCATCAAGAAGTTCAGGAATCAGCTGATGATCCAAAGGCTAGAGTCGATCGAGAATTACGAGCAAATGCTAGCAAGGGGGCTCTAA